The stretch of DNA caacaccaaatatttaaaaatttcacaaaataaattcaaatcccataaaccaaggatatgatattaatattaaacaaatattcttgaattgaatatatatataaaaaaaatattctgggtataaattataattaaatttatttccaaaagaaaaaagatatgcttaaggtatgaattataattttatttccaaaagaaaaaaatatcaattaaattgatttattatggaagaaaaatatttccTTAATAAGACACAATTCATACCTTAAGCATTGTAGTAGCGgaattaattcataataacaCAGAGTACAAAGTtatcgtataaaataaaatgaataaagtattaagtcatgcacaccttttattttagtaacattcaaacttagtatatgaaagtaacaggaaacatcacaattgtcaaaaataatgtaaataaataatcccTTAATTCATAATTTAAAAGGTCAAGTTGATTTCATCTTGCAAAAATCCCAAAAGTAATAGGTAGTATCACAATTACAAAAATTTGGctaatagaaatcacaaaagaaattaaatgatatgatatttcaattgatatttgaaaatcTGTCAAAtcaactagttttattttcaaaacaaatcatttaatttcaaatgaatcaatcatAATACTTCCTTAATCgataatgtaataaattgaaaacaataaaagaaagaaataaaaggcattcaattgttttcaataatattcattgatcaaattaacatatgaatgacattttttttttgacggtacatatgaatgacatatgaatgtattagtagtgtattaaattattgaattcttctggaattcacaCGGAATAATCTTGAGTTCTTCATGAACTACCCTTTTGAATTCTTAGGAATTCATAGAGAATaatgagttcttcaggaactatgcttttgaattcttcaggaattgaCATAGAATAATGttgagttcttcaagaactatgcttttgaattcttcgggaattcataaattaaatctgTAAGGCCGTAAAAACGGTGCGATTCATGCTACATGCTTTCTGTGAAATTTACTTAGCaattgaattttacaattttatccattgagttcttcaggaactatataataaatcactatcaatttacaatccttcaaggatgtaggaatattgaattcatctagaattcattgaagagaaaaagaagttgttttattagttcttcaggaactatatatcacataaaagtattttgatgtgcaatccattagggatgcatggtgataaatggtgatatttcgtaagttcttcaggaacaaaataatttttttttctaagttcttcgggaactaagattatgaattcttcgggaattcatgtattaaatgtctaagttcttcaggaactaagaataggttctttaggaaccaagattatgaattcttcgggaattcatgtattaactttctaggttcttcaggaaccaagattatgaattcttaaacatgtttatgtttttttggatGATTgaagtgtcgatgtttcaccatacatgtgtcggtcacgaagcataatgatgcttcaccagactattgtcggtgacgaaactcaaacaatatcaaacgtccaagatacatattataaataaataaataaataattgatcaacattttatgtaatattaatgatcaaagtgttatgcttcaccatacaaatgtcggatatcacgaagcataaacaacattgaatcaattaaatatataaaggaatgatgcttatttatttatttatttatttatttaattttaattattattattattattttatctttataagtatacaaggtgcaaacgattcataatcatataataatcaaaaataaaaactacttgtgatttcataaaaatagaataagaattgcgtacctcagttggtaagctcgtgctgataacgtgttatgaaatataagtaatagtaataatatataagtatagaggagagaagaagataagagagaaagaatagagattgtattattctcatcaaggtgtatgtttacatgacaatacaattcatatttataggacaatataatgggccagtggaatgggccaatgcttaatggacgtccaccaaattattcataacaatttATCTTTAGTTTTGTGTTGATACTTGActcaatttatgcataaaactattacaattttttttgccaaatCTTAGCCACATTTACCGTTATGCTTATGCAATAAGTTAATTTCTTTTTGCTAGGATTTAAATTCTGAATCTccaagtttttttatttttacttttatcggcaaatatattaataatacaGTTTCTGCGCAAGAAGAACAAAGACCGATAAAGAACGAACTACATTATAGCGACACCGTATATATGCGGACACCGAAAATAAACACCAAAAACAAAACCCTTTAGAGACAGAGAATCTTGTAAATCTCAACTGATATGGAAATAATCAGAGAATTAAATTTTCAGATAACCAacctgttgtgaattcgtctataAAATCACatcaataaaagaacttgatgtgtggagcaatagaatgGCAACCATtgattaagcggaataagcaataataataataattgataaacaagataaatgagaagaaagaacacaatatttgtttacccagttcggtccaataatgacctagtctgggggagagagcagcccctccgttccactatatcaaacgagtaactttacaaagagttctaattgagttacaagaattaatcctaattctacccaaaacccgaatctcttcccgtggccaagagactcaatttgataagtatttcacaaggtgtaccacaaagatagttctcccaccctagagttgtaccaagagaaaactttttttcctctctaaaaccctagcccttgtgtggtggcaaaccctaatccttgcctctacatctctactctctttctctcaatttttctatgaataaagtgatccctatttatagaaaaatatatgccaaaaaactagtaacaaatctattttaaaataaaacaaattcaaatcaGAGTACCCTCTAAGAAAAGATTTTTCCccaaaaaaacagcaaaacaacACATGTTGTCAAAACGCGCTGCGCTTGGGCGtgagctcccacgcctgggcgtgagaagGCAGAATTGATCCCAGTTCTGCACGCCTGGGcgccagctcccacgcctgggcgtgagcaggcagaatctCCCAATCACAtgattttctgacttcttgataccaagatttcaaggcatatccaataATTCTCtaccttgcctttaaattgatggtgatcccatcaaccaccgtgctggtctctccatcttgaatcttctattcaagatcaccggattgtacctccctcttcatcctcggaatgccttccgctctcatgaagatcttgcctcccactaccataggattttaggtagccccacaagattcaccgccccctcttcagactccgaaGTGGTCAACTCCGTACCTACCTGAAGAAATGCTTGTTCCCCACTATCATCAGcattttagatagctcaacaagctccaccatccctcttcagcccccggattgtgccttttccgtcctcctgaagaatcgcttgcctccgactatccatggattttttgcgatagccctacaagccttcaccactcttcgaccccAGAATGCCTTCTGTActctcgaagttttgcttggctccaaaccaaccttgaAATTTTAGGCGGTTCCACAAGGTGCAACATATaactctccttgtatccaactacctccagtaGTCTTATAAGTTACCAAGTTTGATCactgttgctttcaattgcctccctgaagatcctcccaaggtcttgcacttcttcatctacaattgaaacataacccataaggtctccatggtcatccccttcggttcaacaataccactctTCTCCCTATCTCTGATTAGATAaccaagagctaatgttgactgtctaccactattggaagactccacctcaaaccgagtTTCCACCAAACtatacccaccatgatctccaccttgtaacacgcaagacctcttcaactcctctgaaacatacttcaagttattgttagtctccaacaattccagttcagttcaacacctagtaaaccttgttcactagtccaactaaactcatgtcactaacaggtccacccgaagtcccacaactcaaccacattatgagAGTCACCACTAGTTAAAGATGCAtgaccaactatctttgcatctaagttcagaaacatgcctcacatcgtgtaaagaaattcacgattgtcaaacttcgtaggacaaactgaacccataccttgaaACTTCAAGCTTTCCCGttttcaagatgaacaactccaccttcaactaactctagagtctcaaagtattcattctttgaccacatgtgataggagcatcAAAATTCCATGACCCAAATACTCCACCGGttcccaacttccactagcacttctacataataataaagttgttgtttcagaagtaacccgagtattattaccactgcctctccaggccgaccgtCTTCGCCATCTCCATTCACCTtttatcttcgaggcaccggataacaacactctatgttttacccatcatcccgaacattaaaattgcttccatcttcactttccacaattccaaattgctttcggaaagtccctcgatatccgacttataacccatggtgctcacttcaaattgttccaattgccccacggtgggcgccaattgttgtgaattcgtctataaaatcacaccaataaaagaacttgatgtgtggagcaatagaacggcaaccattgattaagcggaataagcaataataataataactaataaacaagataaaggagaagaaagaacacaatatttgtttacccagttcggtccaataatgacctagtctgggggagagagcagcccctccgttccactatatcaaacgagtaactttacaaagagttctaattgagttacaagaattaatcctaattctacccaaaacccgaatctcttcccgtggccaagagactcaatttgataagtgtttcacaaggtgtaccacaaagatagttctcccaccctagagttgtaccaagagaaaactttttttcctctctaaaaccctagcccttgtgtggtggcaaaccctaatccttgcctctacatctctactctctttctatcaatttttctatgaataaagtgatccctatttatagaaaaatatatgccaaaaaactagtaacaaatctattttaaaataaaacaactcCAAGTCAGAGTACCCTCTAAGAAAAgaatttttcccaaaaaaacagCAAAGCAACACATGCTGTCAAAACGCGctgcgcctgggcgtgagctcccacgcctgggcgtgagaagGCAGAATTGATCCCAGTTCTACACGCCTGGGcgccagctcccacgcctgggcgtgagcagacAGAATCTcccaaaaaaatgattttctgaCTTCATGTTtccgagatttcaaggcatatctaACACAACCACACACGACAACAACCaaaacaccaccaccaccaccatgaCAACCAAGcaccaagaaaacaaaaaaacagaGACGCTGAGCCAACAACTAAATcactgttgtgaattcggatcgaaaaccacaccaataacacttagtgtgtgggacaaatgaattgaagcaaccaaatcaaaatgaatgagcaattaaacacaaaagctaaaactatgaaagcgataaagaacacgaagcaaattatttacccagttcagtcaaaaccgacctactctggggagAGAGAGACCCTCCAATACACTATCAAACTTCcttcttgattacaaagattcattacaaaagagttgcaagaattatacttcaaccctaattctacgtACCCTTTTCcaaaatctcttcccgtgaccaagagatttcaatgataagtgattacaagatgtTAGAAACACTTCTCCAACTCTAGAATATACCCAAAAGGAACCTCCTTTGATCTAGATTGATGTTGGATGCAGAACCCTAAAGAACCTcacattttctttctcttgcGGCTGCAGAAACTGAACCCTCCTTTGAACCAGTTTTCCGCTTCAATTTCAAGGCAAATCCCAACAATCACGACAGTGAGGATTTCAcccccaccaccaccaccacgaAGAAGAAGAGAGCCACCAAAAAACCACTCCAAATCTTCCGGTGTAGTGATGCAAACTTTAAGCCTGCAGATCTCAACAGATCTGTACAAGAATCTAAAAACAAAGCAAACATTAACCACAAACCAATCCAAGTCAAGCTCGAAAAGGAACAATCACCAAGAAACTCTAGATTGGAAAAAAAGAAACAGAGCCAACAAAACCACGACCCAAGAAGCGAATACCAACCAAGTGATCGACGAAGGAGTTAAACGGGATGGCTGGAAACCAACCATCACACCCTTGCAGCGATGATGACCTTCAAAGAGAACGGCGACCACGACGTCGATGGAAGAGAGCTTCGATGGTTGCCGGAGACTCGTGGCACCACCGCCAGAGAGGCTACATAGTGAAAAACAAGTTTGGATTGAGAGGTTTGATGCGGCGGCTTTGATTTTTAAGAGAGAGGGCAGAGCTCTGTTTTTTAGAGAGAAGAAGCGGTTGATTAATACTGAACCTCCAATTTCTTAACCTTTAACTCAACCAGTTGAGTAACCTATCTCATCCTATGTATATTTTTATCTTGTATTGGACGACAGGTTGAAAAGTAGAAAGGGACGTATAACCAATAATGGATGTCATAATTTCGTacattgttttaattttataacaaattaataacCAAGTCAAGCAAATACTAATGTTTAATAGAAGCAGGAAAATTTTTTAAACCGAAGAGTACTCAAAGTCAATGCTTCAAACAACAACCTGAGCAATCTAATAATTTATAAACTGAAACTTGCAGATGAAGAAGATAATATAAACATCCTCAATGAACTAATTCAAGATAATACATTAATTTTGGGGTTATATATAGGACGAGAAAGGGACTTACGTATTACTTACAATGCATTCGTacattgttttaattttataaacaaactAATAACCATGTCCCAAgtttttgaaaactattttcaaGATTGAATTCCAACATAAAGATAAGTAAAATATAATCAATATATAATTgttgcacataaaaattaatcGAACTCAGATTTTCTCAAACTTTTAATCCTTAGAAAGAGTTCATTAAACATTTTAACCCGATTACTTGGTTCAATATATTGATATTCTAaactttatatattatttcttttgaaggaaaaaatttatatattatgaagTGTTTAAAAAACctttactaatattttctttcCTAAGTTAATTTTTCAAGTTTGGTACCCAGAATAAAAATTGCTCCGCCATTGCACACAACACAAAACAAACTGTTGTGAATTCGTTGATAAATCACACCAATAcgaaacttgatgtgtggagcaaattaATCAAGCAACCAATATATGAAGTAGATAGAGATGAtgatatataataaataatccAAAGAACAACACCACAAACCTAATGATTCCTAtattaatagttatatttttatatgacaTAGGACAAGAAAGGAACGTATTACattatcaaaaaagaaaagaaaggaacGTATTACTTACCATACATGTCATGATTTAATTTCGTACATTGtttaaactttataaaaaaaaaaaagtcaatcaaattaaGAAGACCCGTATAGTATATGCATATTTATTAGCAATAGCAACAGGCAAAATTTTCATACCGAAATTCACAGCTTCAAACATGAACctaacaaatataatttataaactgAAACTGGCAGATGAAGAGGAAAATATAAACCTCCTCTATGAAGTAATTCAAGATAATCCATCCATTTTGGAGATTATAGATTCAAAACAGTTTGTCGAAACTCCTTTGCATATCGCTGCATCAAGGGGGCAAATCCAGTTTGCCAATGAAATTATGAATTTGAAACCTTCATTTGCTTCGAAGCTAAATCCGCAAGGATTCAGCCCAATCCACCTAGCTatgcaagaaaacaaaaacCGAATGGTGTTGTGTTTTGTTAACATGAACAAGGACCTTGTGAGAGTGAAAGGGAAGGGAGGTTTGACTCCTCTTCATTTTGCAAGTCGAAATAAGGGAGATGTTGAACTTTTAGCTAATTTCCTCTCTGCATGTCCGAATTCTATTGAAGACTTGACTGTGAAGGGTGAGACTGCACTGCATATTGCTGTCAAAAATAACAACTACGAGGCTCTTGAACTCCTTATTTGCTGTCTTAGAAGAAATATCACAAGAGGTGCTAGGGAGTTGCATTACAATGTAATAAATTTGAAGGATGAGGCTGACAACACCGTTTTGCACATTTTAGCGCAAAGGAATTTAGAGCCACAGGTAACCTTTGAAGATACATTTCCTATTGTAAgagattttatatatatggggagggatcaaaatacaccggtgtaacatttgagtaatgttacaccgctcaataactctttaacgaatacaaattttacaaaatccatcgttggattgaaagcttatatcgtatagatcatccgtgttaaattttacaaaaatttaaaatcgtttgatatgttattgagaccgatgaagattaatgatttatgtgtttttattgaatcccgttaatcttgatctatctcaaaaacatatcaaactattttagatttttataaaatttaatataggTAATCCATAcgatttaaattttgaaaccataaaattaTATAAGCATTTTAGAAGGGCAATATAGTGCACACTCCTTAAGAAATTTCAAACCCGATCTACACTGGACTCTACATAGTTGTACAAAgtgtttacaaaaaaaaaattctatttaaaAAAGAGTTATCCTAAAATTTATTAATGCATAAAAGGAaggtaagaaaataaaaaggaaattctttaatttattaatggAATCATGTGATCCTATAAGTGACTCTTTAATAACcattagataaaaataaaattaatagtttacaaaatttatatcggttaaaacattattgagacgtgtaacatttggtgtcaaacaaGTTGCTGTCATTTGATTCTGaccctctatatatatatttcttatttaatttttactgttttttgtttacaaaattaattgttacggatagaaatataataatttattttaataaattaaaacgTATATattactcttttatttttatttttttttacagtaagcGGAAGTGTTGCATGGTCACAAACATTTAAGCAAATCATCATCTGGCCATGTCGTAAAAATTGGATCTACTAAGGtaataaataacatataaatttaactaatcaaacatatataaatatgaataaaataaattagagaTCATGGAAATTTATCTTTTGTGAGTATAGTAATTTGATGTCGACAACGCATAGTAAACACCGATGAATTCACAAACCAACCATGAATGACCTGCAAAATATCAAACCGTGATacaatacctgaggcgtgctAATCGCACTGTCCTAAGAATTTATCCGTCTCATAAGTATAAATCCCTCAGGATTCAACATGTCATTCTCAGATATAAATCATATATGAGGTAACAAAACtgagaaaaattaatttgagacaGGTTGATGTTAAACTCAGAGACTCGGTATGTGAGAGGAGAAAATAAACTCAGACACTCAATATGTGAGAGTTTTAGAAATTTAGTCCacattcttatatatatatatatatgcaatccACGCAAAAAAATCATTCCAAAAGTAATTTTCACATTGCCAACTACATAGCCTATTAATTAGGAAGGAATGAGTATTGATACCAATGGGAAGTAAGTTGCACTTTGACCAAGTAAAACATATTTTaacaaatcattaataatactattaattcatttaaaacaatatataaaattattttaaataactttaaaataaattataagctcaaaatatCCAAGAGGacacacataattttttttttctgaagttattttaaattcaaGAATATCTTACTCTCTAATTATAAAGATTtctgtgtaaaaaaaataaaattataaagatTTTAGTTGACAATAGGAATGATTTCTAACAATTGCTTTGTTCATTAATTACTAGGTATTGCAGACACTTGGATTATTGTTAAagactaaaataaatttgaacgcAAAGAATTTGGAGAATAATACAGCATTAGACATGGCACTGAATGAGGATATTAGGCGTAAATTGCTGAGTGTTGGAGTAAAACCTGGCTTACGAGTCCGCGCTGCTCCAACACTTGCACAAagactaaaatcaaatattacaATTATTGATAAAGTGgttatttatataaaatccCTTAGAAGAGATATATCAGAGAAGCAACGCAATACTTGGTTGATTGTTGCGACTCTTGTTGCAACTTCCGTCTATCAATCAGCACTGAATCCCCCAGGAGGAGTTTATCAGGTTAATGCTAACTCAGGAAATGGTGGGAAATCGGTCATGCCAAATTCTTATTTCTTGCCGTTTTCATTAGTGAGTATGTTTGCCTTTCTTGTATCAATTCTAGCAATACTTCTTATGACCCCAAGTGGGTTAGTACTAGGCGGTCTGGTGATCGGTCCTGTGGGATGGTTTTCCTATAGTTATCTAATTTCCATGTTGTACATATCCCCACATTCCAACATCATTTTTGTTATCATTATATATGTAGTTGGATGTGTCCTGTCCACTGTTTTGGTTATTCCGTTGTACTATGTATAATTAGACGGTGGGCAAGGCAATGCACCCTACTTTGTACTGGAATCGGTAAAATTTATTTGGGTGTCGTGTTTGATCTCAATGGATCAGGAGAATTGGAGGTTCACTTGTTTCTTTTTCCTTCATGTTGTTGATACTTGCCTCTCTCTTCATGAGGAGTATTCTTCTACTCGTGTGGTGTGATTTTAAGGGGCTCTCTAGTTTGTTTGATGTTTTCTCGTATTTTTATTTGTCtgtttatttttctgttttgttgGGTTCTTATGAAGTGTACTTCCTCTTTATTGTTACTAGAACTTTCGACCCGTGCACGCACGGGTCTAATTAGATGTAATATTGCaagaatctaatgaaaaattaattaatgtaaaaaatgcGAGAAAAAATAAGAGGAAAGAAATTAAttgatttctatttaaaaaaatatttgtataaaaagaaattgaatgtgtattacatataaaaaaatagagttgtATAAAGAAAAAGTGGGGTTGATttctatttaaacaaaattaagcattgatttcatatttattacatGTAGGTTATCAAATTATATCAAATTGATTGATGTAGCCTAGTGGCAAATACACGAAATAATTCTTAAAGGTCACGAGCTCGTTCTTGTTGagatattttttaacattttatttgaattaaattaggGTTAAAATGAGATAAAATGAGCGGAAAAATGATTAGATTTAGAGTTAGTGTATCGAAATAAGCttaaaatataagagattaACCTTCTCTTGTACACTTTTCATTTACATAAATaatataggcttaaatgcacttttgatccccctattttcaaaaaaatgaagttttggtccccctattttaaaaaccaactttttagtcccccaattttaattttttttgagttttgatcccccattccattttaaggctaattttgttgatgtggcattgtcactaatgcatatcagcgtccacatggacaaatttaatatccatgtcattatttgtttttaattcaataaaacttattttataaaataatttaattaaacctaagaaagttcattaaaataaaaaatccaaaaattcacaacctctaatttattaaacctaagaaaaaacaaacaatcacaacatggacatgatcctctttgattcatatcaaacaattgcatattgaaagcaagttttgtgtttcaagaacctTGAACTTTCAccatcatccaactttatataaaaccaatctagaattaa from Trifolium pratense cultivar HEN17-A07 linkage group LG5, ARS_RC_1.1, whole genome shotgun sequence encodes:
- the LOC123884865 gene encoding ankyrin repeat-containing protein BDA1-like isoform X1, with the protein product MNLTNIIYKLKLADEEENINLLYEVIQDNPSILEIIDSKQFVETPLHIAASRGQIQFANEIMNLKPSFASKLNPQGFSPIHLAMQENKNRMVLCFVNMNKDLVRVKGKGGLTPLHFASRNKGDVELLANFLSACPNSIEDLTVKGETALHIAVKNNNYEALELLICCLRRNITRGARELHYNVINLKDEADNTVLHILAQRNLEPQVLQTLGLLLKTKINLNAKNLENNTALDMALNEDIRRKLLSVGVKPGLRVRAAPTLAQRLKSNITIIDKVVIYIKSLRRDISEKQRNTWLIVATLVATSVYQSALNPPGGVYQVNANSGNGGKSVMPNSYFLPFSLVSMFAFLVSILAILLMTPSGLVLGGLVIGPVGWFSYSYLISMLYISPHSNIIFVIIIYVVGCVLSTVLVIPLYYV
- the LOC123884865 gene encoding ankyrin repeat-containing protein BDA1-like isoform X2; protein product: MNLTNIIYKLKLADEEENINLLYEVIQDNPSILEIIDSKQFVETPLHIAASRGQIQFANEIMNLKPSFASKLNPQGFSPIHLAMQENKNRMVLCFVNMNKDLVRVKGKGGLTPLHFASRNKGDVELLANFLSACPNSIEDLTVKGETALHIAVKNNNYEALELLICCLRRNITRGARELHYNVINLKDEADNTVLHILAQRNLEPQTLGLLLKTKINLNAKNLENNTALDMALNEDIRRKLLSVGVKPGLRVRAAPTLAQRLKSNITIIDKVVIYIKSLRRDISEKQRNTWLIVATLVATSVYQSALNPPGGVYQVNANSGNGGKSVMPNSYFLPFSLVSMFAFLVSILAILLMTPSGLVLGGLVIGPVGWFSYSYLISMLYISPHSNIIFVIIIYVVGCVLSTVLVIPLYYV